A single genomic interval of Terriglobus albidus harbors:
- a CDS encoding CvpA family protein encodes MTPVDYAIVALLAWSVIAAFLRGLIRSLFSLAGIALGIVLAGMYYPQVAALLARWITARPAAETAAFLIIAFAVMLLATLAGFAIRKSCEAVGLGMADRLGGACFGFLRGCLAVTAIVMSVAAFLPKSTLFRQSYLAPYFLTASHGVSFIVPTDFQQRVMNGVSQLKKEAATVSRHR; translated from the coding sequence ATGACCCCGGTGGACTATGCCATCGTCGCTCTGCTTGCCTGGTCGGTGATTGCCGCCTTTCTGCGTGGCCTCATCCGGTCATTGTTTTCGTTGGCAGGCATCGCACTCGGCATCGTGCTGGCGGGGATGTACTATCCGCAGGTCGCGGCTCTTCTGGCCCGATGGATCACGGCACGGCCAGCCGCTGAGACAGCGGCATTTCTGATCATCGCCTTTGCGGTCATGCTGCTGGCAACACTGGCCGGCTTTGCCATCCGCAAAAGCTGTGAGGCCGTTGGACTTGGCATGGCTGATCGCCTGGGAGGAGCTTGTTTTGGATTTCTGCGGGGTTGTCTGGCCGTTACGGCAATTGTCATGTCCGTTGCGGCTTTTTTGCCCAAATCGACCCTGTTTCGCCAGTCGTACCTAGCTCCCTATTTCCTAACCGCATCGCATGGGGTATCCTTCATCGTGCCAACTGATTTTCAGCAGCGCGTGATGAACGGTGTCTCGCAACTCAAAAAAGAGGCCGCTACGGTCTCCCGACATCGGTAA
- a CDS encoding helix-turn-helix domain-containing protein: MKRELETLVAQMHNAGISYTDAVREFKKRYILEVLAHHRGNQCKAAEELGMHRNTLSRTLAELNMDSNAIRNGLRRPVRSERNVERPAFNVVVGAR; this comes from the coding sequence ATGAAGCGAGAACTTGAGACTCTAGTCGCACAGATGCACAATGCAGGAATCAGCTATACCGACGCTGTGCGCGAGTTCAAGAAGCGCTACATCCTCGAAGTGCTCGCGCATCATCGCGGCAACCAGTGCAAGGCTGCGGAAGAGCTGGGCATGCACCGCAATACGCTCTCCCGTACGCTGGCCGAGCTGAACATGGACTCGAACGCCATCCGCAATGGCCTCCGCCGTCCCGTGCGCAGTGAGCGCAACGTGGAGCGGCCGGCATTCAATGTTGTTGTCGGCGCACGCTAG
- a CDS encoding YihY/virulence factor BrkB family protein: MLLDAQPEPRSPSAPQYVWDMVNRSPLRSLWNLEGISLRVVLRRTARSFLKDDLLGRSAQLAYYFLFAVFPALIATSSLLGIAAKSATGFYMEILQYLAKVIPPEAFDLVLHTFDQTTAHSTTGKVTVGLLAALWSASVGVSAMQDALNSVYNIRESRSYLRARLSAMVLTVVISIMLTFSLSSMLGGDLLGHWLTATIGLHAVVGWMARVLGYAAGGSFLALTIALLYYFAPNFKARAWRWLTPGGALGITCWLTASIGLRTYLQFFNNYSVTYGSLGAVIILLTWFYLTAFTILLGAEFNSELEAAIAERKLAQEQLSHPPKPRNEAA; this comes from the coding sequence ATGTTGCTGGATGCCCAACCCGAGCCGAGGAGTCCTTCGGCGCCGCAGTACGTATGGGACATGGTCAACCGGTCTCCGCTGCGATCTCTATGGAACCTGGAAGGCATCAGCCTGCGTGTTGTGCTGCGACGAACCGCGCGATCGTTCCTGAAAGATGACTTATTAGGCCGTTCGGCACAGCTCGCGTATTACTTCCTGTTTGCAGTCTTCCCCGCGCTCATCGCAACCAGTTCCCTGCTCGGCATTGCGGCCAAATCCGCAACAGGGTTTTACATGGAGATCCTGCAATATCTCGCCAAGGTGATTCCGCCGGAGGCATTCGACCTGGTGCTGCACACCTTCGATCAGACGACGGCACATTCCACCACCGGAAAGGTCACCGTTGGCTTGCTGGCAGCACTGTGGTCCGCATCCGTTGGTGTTTCAGCCATGCAGGACGCTTTGAATTCGGTCTACAACATCCGGGAATCGCGATCTTATTTGCGGGCTCGTCTCTCCGCCATGGTGCTGACCGTCGTTATCTCCATCATGCTGACTTTCTCTTTGTCATCGATGCTGGGAGGCGACCTGCTCGGTCACTGGCTTACCGCAACGATTGGCCTTCACGCTGTGGTGGGCTGGATGGCGCGCGTTCTCGGATATGCTGCTGGCGGTTCCTTTCTGGCATTGACGATCGCCTTGCTCTACTACTTCGCGCCAAACTTCAAGGCTCGGGCCTGGCGATGGCTTACACCCGGAGGGGCACTCGGCATTACCTGCTGGTTGACAGCCTCCATTGGGTTGAGAACCTATCTGCAGTTCTTCAACAACTACTCGGTGACCTACGGTTCTCTGGGAGCTGTCATCATCCTGCTGACGTGGTTTTACCTGACAGCCTTCACAATCCTGCTGGGAGCGGAGTTCAATTCAGAGCTGGAAGCAGCCATTGCCGAACGCAAGCTGGCGCAGGAACAGCTCTCCCATCCGCCTAAGCCGAGGAATGAGGCCGCCTAG
- a CDS encoding phosphoribosylaminoimidazolesuccinocarboxamide synthase, translating to MHQALLQTDLPLPLTARGKVRDILAVSDRELLFVATDRISAFDHVLGSGIPDKGKVLTQLSLFWFEHLREIVPNHLITSDVARYPSPLPEYAKQLQGRSMLVKRAEMFPVECVVRGYISGSGWKDYQKTGMICGIPLPKGLRESDRLPEPIFTPAAKNNVGHDENISFEDVIQVVGRDTANQLRDLTLAIYAKASAHAESKGLILADTKFEFGVIDGAITLADEVLTPDSSRYWPADLYSPGGAQPSFDKQYVRDYLESIHWNKQAPAPALPEEVIVNTRAKYLEAYQRITGNPLEA from the coding sequence ATGCATCAAGCACTTCTTCAAACCGACCTGCCTCTGCCGCTCACTGCTCGCGGTAAGGTGCGCGATATTCTGGCGGTCAGCGACCGCGAACTTCTGTTCGTTGCAACCGACCGCATCTCGGCATTCGATCATGTACTCGGCTCAGGCATTCCGGACAAGGGGAAGGTGCTGACGCAGCTCTCTCTCTTCTGGTTTGAACACCTGAGGGAGATCGTCCCTAACCATCTGATTACCTCCGATGTTGCCAGGTATCCGTCTCCATTACCGGAATATGCCAAGCAACTCCAGGGGCGCTCGATGCTGGTAAAGCGGGCGGAGATGTTCCCTGTTGAGTGTGTCGTTCGCGGATACATCTCCGGTTCCGGATGGAAGGACTACCAGAAGACCGGCATGATCTGCGGCATTCCACTGCCCAAAGGTCTACGCGAGTCTGACCGGCTGCCGGAACCGATCTTCACTCCCGCAGCTAAGAACAACGTGGGGCACGACGAAAACATCTCTTTCGAAGACGTGATCCAGGTTGTCGGGCGAGACACTGCCAACCAACTGCGTGACCTGACCTTGGCCATCTATGCCAAAGCCTCCGCTCATGCCGAATCGAAGGGGCTAATCCTGGCGGATACCAAGTTCGAATTTGGCGTAATCGACGGAGCCATCACGCTGGCGGACGAGGTGTTGACACCGGACTCCTCCCGTTACTGGCCGGCCGATCTGTACTCTCCCGGCGGAGCGCAGCCCTCCTTCGATAAGCAGTACGTGCGCGATTATCTGGAATCAATCCACTGGAACAAACAGGCTCCCGCGCCCGCTCTGCCGGAGGAGGTCATCGTTAATACCCGCGCCAAGTACCTCGAGGCGTATCAACGCATCACCGGCAACCCTCTTGAGGCGTAG